The Papaver somniferum cultivar HN1 unplaced genomic scaffold, ASM357369v1 unplaced-scaffold_18, whole genome shotgun sequence genome includes a window with the following:
- the LOC113337791 gene encoding F-box/kelch-repeat protein At3g06240-like: protein MLSNIIVSSWSDTNPATSLSSIDYASVLKLSFGGGEYEREGVARVDYRNYPFRQEKYGKALIILGSCNGLICLGVFKGSSCDLRKNHPIYIWNPSTKEYKEIPECKFSSNKFKVKYGFGYDNDIDDYKMVRISDGENHGCLDIQVYTLGSDSWHHVLTISCSFSSDSTFFSVLFNGSLHWLGVTSSEVIFAFEICKERLVHLMLPEKTTEGWEEEDENAIKVVGVLGDCICFSIWPGQYMGHAGLWRTKFMD from the coding sequence ATGCTTAGTAATATTATTGTCAGCTCATGGTCAGATACTAACCCTGCAACAAGCTTAAGTTCCATTGATTATGCTTCAGTATTGAAATTATCGTTCGGAGGAGGTGAATATGAACGTGAAGGAGTTGCTCGTGTAGATTACCGTAATTACCCGTTTCGACAAGAGAAGTATGGTAAGGCCCTTATAATACTGGGTTCTTGTAATGGCTTGATCTGCTTAGGTGTTTTTAAGGGTTCTTCATGTGATTTAAGAAAAAATCATCCAATTTATATTTGGAATCCTTCGACGAAAGAATATAAAGAAATTCCAGAATGTAAGTTTTCAAGTAACAAGTTCAAAGTAAAATACGGCTTTGGTTATGATAACGACATCGATGATTACAAGATGGTACGTATTTCAGATGGTGAAAATCATGGATGTTTAGATATTCAAGTTTATACATTGGGGTCAGATTCATGGCATCATGTTTTAACCATCTCTTGCTCGTTTTCCTCTGACAGCACTTTTTTTAGTGTGCTTTTTAATGGATCTCTTCACTGGTTGGGCGTTACATCTTCTGAAGTTATATTTGCTTTTGAAATTTGCAAGGAGAGACTTGTGCATTTGATGCTTCCAGAAAAAACTACAGAAGGttgggaagaagaagacgaaaatGCAATTAAAGTTGTGGGAGTGTTGGGAGACTGCATTTGTTTTAGTATTTGGCCGGGCCAATATATGGGTCATGCAGGATTATGGAGGACAAAATTCATGGACTAA